A region from the Tindallia magadiensis genome encodes:
- a CDS encoding ABC transporter substrate-binding protein, which produces MTKKVLLLIVMVLLFAAGCADNSEEVGNSGQEGSDLIEKNNDSADQSTHHVNIGLFWLDADIEPTTAWHGWTLARLGVGENLIQLDENMNFVGKLAESWEVIDETTAIFELRENAYFHNGKKVDAEAVKASIQRALELTDRDDVKFPLESIEAEGNTVKIRTEEPWPTLLNLLADPVYIIVDAEAAESAGFNMAPVATGPFRVTSFIAEEGLSLTRHEEHWSGKSNIESIDAKYIPDASVRAMALQTGEIDFATQLNHTDLEIFEDTDEYVVLRGPNLRIFQLRLNMDKPYMKYPEFRQALVHGIDKNSYAKELANGVPAKGPFAPQLSFSFDGEVPYNFDPEKAKDLLDDLGIVDVNGDGFREYQGERIILSYVARSDLGQVPNTIGSAMQAQYRDIGLDMELVLVESDSSLVESGDFDMRWERWTSAPTGDPQSYLQASFGSDGSGNRGNYSNEELDSLIQKLVRTVEKEDRDRIGIQAAELLITDVPALFLYYGEGNVVHSSRLTGIERFTSEVYYIDERMELQ; this is translated from the coding sequence ATGACAAAAAAGGTATTGTTACTGATTGTGATGGTTCTTTTATTTGCGGCAGGATGCGCTGACAATTCGGAAGAGGTGGGAAATTCGGGTCAGGAAGGAAGTGATTTAATAGAAAAAAACAATGACAGTGCAGACCAGAGCACCCATCATGTCAACATAGGTCTTTTCTGGCTGGATGCGGATATAGAACCAACCACCGCTTGGCATGGATGGACTCTTGCGCGTTTAGGCGTTGGTGAAAACTTAATCCAACTGGACGAAAACATGAATTTTGTAGGAAAGCTAGCAGAAAGCTGGGAAGTAATAGATGAAACGACAGCCATCTTTGAGCTGAGAGAAAATGCATACTTTCATAATGGGAAAAAAGTGGATGCTGAAGCAGTGAAGGCATCTATTCAGCGAGCCTTGGAACTGACAGATCGGGATGATGTTAAATTTCCGCTTGAAAGCATTGAGGCTGAAGGGAACACAGTAAAAATCCGGACAGAAGAGCCTTGGCCGACACTGTTGAACCTTTTAGCGGATCCGGTATATATCATTGTAGATGCAGAAGCTGCAGAATCAGCAGGTTTTAATATGGCGCCAGTTGCTACCGGACCTTTTCGTGTGACAAGCTTTATAGCGGAGGAAGGATTGTCTCTTACACGCCATGAGGAACACTGGAGCGGAAAAAGCAATATAGAATCAATTGATGCAAAATATATTCCTGATGCCTCTGTAAGAGCCATGGCACTCCAGACAGGAGAAATTGATTTTGCTACGCAGTTAAATCACACAGATTTAGAAATTTTTGAAGATACAGATGAATACGTTGTATTGAGAGGGCCGAATTTACGGATTTTTCAACTAAGATTAAACATGGATAAACCCTACATGAAATATCCGGAGTTTAGGCAAGCGCTGGTGCATGGGATAGACAAAAACAGCTATGCCAAGGAACTGGCTAATGGGGTGCCGGCAAAAGGCCCCTTTGCACCACAGCTTTCTTTTAGCTTTGATGGAGAAGTTCCCTATAACTTTGATCCGGAAAAAGCGAAAGATTTGTTGGATGATTTGGGAATTGTCGATGTCAATGGCGATGGGTTCAGAGAATACCAGGGAGAAAGAATAATACTGTCTTACGTGGCCAGGAGTGATCTGGGGCAAGTACCGAATACCATAGGTTCGGCAATGCAGGCTCAGTATCGGGATATTGGTTTGGATATGGAATTAGTGTTAGTGGAAAGTGATTCCAGCCTGGTAGAGAGCGGGGATTTTGATATGAGATGGGAACGATGGACTTCGGCGCCGACGGGGGATCCGCAAAGTTATCTGCAAGCCAGTTTTGGGTCGGATGGCTCTGGTAATCGAGGCAACTACAGTAATGAAGAGCTGGACAGTTTGATACAAAAATTGGTTCGCACCGTTGAAAAAGAGGATCGCGACCGGATTGGAATACAAGCTGCGGAACTTTTAATAACTGATGTTCCTGCTTTGTTTTTGTATTACGGAGAGGGTAACGTTGTCCACAGCAGCCGGTTAACCGGGATCGAGAGATTTACCTCAGAGGTGTACTACATTGATGAACGAATGGAACTTCAGTAA
- a CDS encoding ABC transporter permease translates to MKKEKRSGLFKKWWPLLMMIFLLVLLMLAPAFAPHDPLKTNLDAVLQEPNQQFPLGTDHVGRCLLSRILHGAWITVFSSLSLLTTMLVTGLILGITASYCGGIVDQIIMRISDTVLAFPDIVFAIAVVGMLGPGLRNTLVALSIIWWTRYARLIRTLTARILSRDFIEAGIMTGANPLKIVSHYILPNLIPILTVQFVIDIGSVMLLIAGLSFIGLGVQAPLPEWGNMLNEGRPYIQTSPRLLFYPGMAIFFVVMVSNITGDLLRDKMDPGNASDLIGCNMYRKKTKRQFHTRKYIVGGGELRNMNQLEKRKLMETD, encoded by the coding sequence GTGAAAAAGGAAAAAAGATCAGGACTATTCAAAAAATGGTGGCCGTTACTGATGATGATCTTTTTATTAGTTTTGTTGATGCTTGCGCCCGCTTTTGCACCTCACGATCCATTGAAAACAAACCTGGATGCGGTGTTGCAGGAACCAAACCAGCAATTCCCTTTAGGAACAGACCACGTAGGAAGATGTTTGCTTTCCCGTATACTTCATGGTGCCTGGATAACGGTTTTTTCTAGCCTTAGCCTTTTAACCACAATGCTGGTTACCGGACTAATCCTTGGAATTACAGCCAGCTATTGTGGCGGGATCGTCGATCAGATAATCATGAGAATATCTGATACGGTTTTGGCCTTTCCGGATATTGTTTTTGCTATTGCTGTTGTTGGCATGCTTGGTCCAGGTCTGAGAAATACTCTTGTGGCCTTATCAATAATTTGGTGGACCAGATATGCAAGGCTGATACGCACACTGACAGCCAGAATATTAAGCCGTGACTTTATTGAAGCCGGTATCATGACCGGTGCAAATCCCCTTAAAATAGTAAGCCACTACATTCTTCCCAACCTAATCCCTATATTAACCGTTCAATTTGTCATTGATATTGGCAGCGTTATGCTACTCATTGCAGGATTATCCTTTATAGGGTTGGGAGTGCAAGCTCCTTTGCCGGAGTGGGGAAACATGCTGAATGAAGGAAGACCCTACATACAAACCTCTCCCAGGCTTCTGTTCTATCCCGGAATGGCGATCTTTTTTGTGGTTATGGTCAGCAACATAACGGGGGATTTATTGCGGGATAAAATGGACCCAGGGAATGCTTCTGATCTAATTGGGTGTAACATGTACCGTAAAAAAACGAAAAGACAGTTTCATACTCGAAAATATATAGTGGGTGGGGGAGAATTACGGAATATGAATCAATTAGAAAAAAGAAAGCTAATGGAGACTGATTAG